In Mycoplasma sp. OR1901, the genomic window CAGATCCAACAATGATGCCTTTATTAGGAAAATACGGTAAAGTTTTAGGACCAAAAGGTTTAATGCCTAACCCTAAAACAGGAACTGTTACTCCTACACCAGAAAAAGCTGTTGAAGAACTTAAAAAAGGTAAAGCTAACTATCGTACAGATAAAGCAGGTATCGTTCACTCTTTAATTGGAAAAACAAGTATGGATACAGACAAACTAGTTGAAAATGCTAAAACTCTTATTTCTTTAATCAAAAAACTTAAGCCAGCTGCTGTTAAAGGTACATATATGTTAAACCTTACAGTTTCAGCATCAATGGGACCAAGTGTTAAGATTAAAATAGAAAAATAAAAATAATAGGTCAACCGACCTATTTTTTTATTATTTATTAATATTAAAAAAGTTCACACAATTAAGTGAACTTTTTTTGCATTTATTAAATATGATTAAATATTAATGCTAAAATGAATGTAATACCAACTCCAACGCTTACGCCAAAAATTGATGTTAAAAATAAATTATTTTTTACTTTAAAATTTTTTTTCATGATTATTTGTCCTTAATTCTTTTATTTAAATATATTTTAATTATAACATTATTTTTAAAAAATAATTGTTATTCTTCGTCATCCCATTCGAATTCAAAACCGAAAAT contains:
- the rplA gene encoding 50S ribosomal protein L1 encodes the protein MSKNLKNARESFDRTVAYELEEAIELAKKTSYAKFDASIDLAFNLNLDVRKADQQLRGAVLLPHGTGKSITVLVATNNVEKQKLAKEAGADFVLDGPALEQKIKENDFNFDVMVADPTMMPLLGKYGKVLGPKGLMPNPKTGTVTPTPEKAVEELKKGKANYRTDKAGIVHSLIGKTSMDTDKLVENAKTLISLIKKLKPAAVKGTYMLNLTVSASMGPSVKIKIEK